The following are encoded in a window of Roseimaritima ulvae genomic DNA:
- a CDS encoding aminotransferase class IV, producing MAVNKPDSDALSATNLGYLNGQWRAAEQLQVSIADLGFVQAVTAVERLRSYAGQLFERQTHLERFRQSAAVLQLNLAGIDLDRLLDELLQRNAAWLAAAGEFGLTLFATPGSGPPSPANLGMVCSRLDLPQIRQRQQFGQPIVVSDVQQPPPQCWPRQIKVRCRLHYYLADRAAAAYCPGALGVLLDQDGTLTETSVANLAIVRDGAIVSPPPERVLPGITQRVVEAYARREQIPWRHEPLPPECLRDAEEILLFGTTTGVWNGRLVDAPVAGHWPMSAELRKALP from the coding sequence ATGGCCGTAAACAAGCCTGACAGCGATGCCCTGTCGGCGACGAACCTGGGGTACCTAAACGGGCAGTGGCGAGCGGCCGAGCAACTGCAGGTCTCGATCGCTGACTTGGGGTTTGTGCAAGCCGTCACCGCGGTGGAACGACTGCGCAGCTATGCAGGCCAGTTGTTCGAACGCCAAACGCATCTGGAACGCTTCCGACAAAGTGCAGCGGTTCTGCAACTGAACCTGGCCGGCATCGACCTGGACCGCCTGCTGGACGAACTGTTGCAGCGGAACGCCGCTTGGTTGGCCGCGGCCGGTGAGTTTGGTTTGACGCTGTTTGCGACGCCGGGATCAGGGCCGCCATCGCCAGCCAATCTGGGCATGGTTTGCAGTCGGTTGGATTTGCCGCAGATCCGTCAGCGTCAACAGTTCGGTCAGCCGATTGTGGTCAGCGATGTGCAACAACCCCCGCCGCAATGCTGGCCACGGCAGATCAAAGTCCGCTGCCGACTGCATTACTATTTGGCGGACCGTGCGGCCGCGGCATACTGTCCCGGCGCCCTCGGAGTGCTGTTGGATCAGGACGGGACGTTGACCGAAACCAGCGTGGCGAATCTGGCAATCGTTCGCGATGGGGCCATCGTGTCGCCGCCGCCCGAGCGGGTACTGCCTGGCATCACTCAACGCGTGGTCGAAGCCTACGCCCGGCGAGAACAAATTCCTTGGCGGCACGAACCGTTGCCGCCAGAGTGTTTGCGGGATGCCGAGGAAATCCTGTTGTTTGGAACCACCACCGGCGTCTGGAACGGCCGGTTGGTGGACGCGCCGGTCGCCGGGCACTGGCCGATGAGTGCTGAATTGCGCAAGGCCTTGCCTTAA
- a CDS encoding SDR family NAD(P)-dependent oxidoreductase encodes MGRINELDRQSFMGILSGKKALVTGSSRGIGRGTAEELARAGADVVVNYRSHPEDAEEVCEVCRGFGVQAFAVAADMGIREQAEGLVDQSVEKLGGLDIVVSNAVYSDRELFLDADLDGFHKTVEVSMWGAFYLVRHAARYMRSAAVKGNIVAISSPHAHMAIPGAMAYNMAKAATDQMARTAAVELAGFGIRVNIVHPGWTDTPGERKFFSEETLKEKGSELPLGRLGHANEIGKGVVFLVSPENPYITGSTLTIDGGIQLPWREMYRTTEDPDEA; translated from the coding sequence ATGGGTCGAATCAACGAACTGGACAGGCAGAGTTTCATGGGAATATTGAGCGGCAAAAAAGCATTGGTGACCGGTTCCTCACGCGGCATTGGCCGGGGAACGGCGGAAGAGTTGGCGCGGGCCGGCGCCGACGTGGTGGTGAATTACCGCAGTCATCCTGAAGACGCCGAAGAGGTCTGCGAGGTCTGTCGAGGGTTCGGCGTGCAAGCCTTCGCCGTGGCGGCGGATATGGGAATTCGTGAGCAGGCCGAAGGTTTGGTCGATCAGTCGGTGGAGAAGTTGGGCGGTTTGGATATCGTCGTCTCCAACGCCGTATATAGCGATCGCGAATTGTTTCTGGATGCCGATCTGGACGGTTTCCACAAGACCGTCGAAGTCAGTATGTGGGGCGCATTTTATTTGGTCCGGCACGCTGCGCGGTACATGCGCTCGGCCGCGGTAAAAGGCAACATCGTCGCCATCAGCAGCCCCCACGCTCACATGGCCATCCCCGGAGCGATGGCGTACAACATGGCCAAAGCCGCCACCGATCAAATGGCTCGCACCGCCGCGGTGGAATTAGCCGGATTCGGAATCCGCGTTAATATCGTGCATCCCGGTTGGACCGATACGCCGGGCGAACGCAAGTTCTTCTCGGAAGAAACGTTGAAGGAAAAGGGCAGCGAGTTGCCTCTGGGCCGGCTGGGCCATGCCAACGAGATCGGTAAAGGCGTGGTGTTTTTGGTCAGTCCCGAAAACCCCTACATCACCGGCAGCACGTTGACGATCGACGGCGGCATCCAATTGCCGTGGCGGGAAATGTACCGCACCACCGAAGACCCCGACGAAGCGTAA
- a CDS encoding RsmD family RNA methyltransferase, which produces MAARRGSRTGASKTGGSRQRSEKKAGPPLKSIGPTNLRIIGGSMGGRQVRYNGQRSTRPMKDSVRENLFNVLGKHAVQGAIAWDVFAGTGILGFESISRGALQAYCTEWNRPMAKSIQTAVEQLDVKEQVRVVVGDAFRMLPQLMLQQDEPHPWLVFICPPYVFWDDKREALFEMIRWVDRHAPQGSVIVTETDAHWDMAQLPLEPWDIRRYGSTQLGFYEPPALCGAAG; this is translated from the coding sequence ATGGCTGCACGACGTGGATCGCGAACAGGGGCCTCCAAAACGGGGGGCTCGAGACAGCGGAGCGAGAAAAAGGCGGGCCCACCGCTGAAGTCGATCGGGCCCACGAACCTGCGGATTATCGGCGGTTCGATGGGCGGGCGGCAGGTCCGCTACAACGGTCAACGCTCGACCCGTCCGATGAAGGACAGCGTCCGCGAAAACCTATTTAATGTGCTGGGCAAACATGCCGTCCAAGGCGCCATCGCCTGGGACGTGTTCGCCGGCACCGGGATTCTGGGCTTTGAATCGATCAGCCGTGGAGCTCTGCAGGCTTACTGCACCGAATGGAATCGCCCGATGGCCAAGTCCATTCAAACCGCCGTTGAACAGCTGGACGTCAAAGAACAGGTGCGAGTCGTCGTGGGCGACGCTTTCCGGATGCTGCCCCAGTTGATGCTGCAGCAGGACGAGCCACATCCCTGGTTGGTGTTCATCTGCCCGCCGTACGTGTTTTGGGACGACAAACGCGAAGCCCTATTCGAAATGATCCGCTGGGTCGACCGGCACGCGCCCCAGGGCAGCGTGATCGTGACCGAAACCGACGCTCATTGGGACATGGCGCAGCTGCCCCTGGAACCCTGGGACATCCGTCGCTACGGTTCCACCCAGCTGGGATTTTACGAACCGCCGGCCCTCTGCGGCGCCGCGGGTTAG